A part of Spodoptera frugiperda isolate SF20-4 chromosome 25, AGI-APGP_CSIRO_Sfru_2.0, whole genome shotgun sequence genomic DNA contains:
- the LOC118266218 gene encoding circadian locomoter output cycles protein kaput isoform X1: protein MAVRASANANPSIRHATVSPTVSGGSFHHCDDKYLKIDWTSVLTPNISASTMDDDGDDKDDTKRRTRNLSEKKRRDQFNMLVNELSAMVSTNNRKMDKSTVLKSTISFLKNHNEITVRSRAHDVQEDWKPAFLSNEEFTYLVLEALEGFVMVFSATGQIYYVSESITSLLGHNPADVVNKSIFDLACEDDRPSLYNMLQNPGSATDPMHAVGKENEIRFQCHLKRGSLDFRDETTYELIQFNGHFRTNMEPLDSDDMPGYNPDHESRLLFVCTGRLYTPQLIRDVSLVDSSRSEFTSRHSLEWKFLFLDHRAPPIIGYLPFEVLGTSGYDYYHFDDLEKVVTCHEALMQKGELTSCYYRFLTKGQQWIWLQTRFYITYHQWNSKPEFVVCTHRVVSYADIAKSMKQEGAEADTVSEAEVNRGVMKEAPSDDAMVSMSPSYMSEASDAFGNSSYQPLSQVSPASVKSASAGSTTGTVATAGTAATAGASWTRASHVHFTGSDTGSLSGESRSSQRNSMRENYTFLQTHKSTEAAPAPQHGIGAQYLDPAPYVSAVGVPGVLPLSIPPLPVIVSPDQAQMQEQLQRKHEELQQMIVRQQEELRQVKEQLLLARLGILQPLINVQGPYVNPEDIQQNQRLPAQIVYEAGTPRAAITGYPPQHPPHTGGHHPHMPQ, encoded by the exons ATGGCCGTTCGTGCAAGTGCGAATGCGAATCCATCAAT TCGGCACGCTACCGTATCGCCCACTGTGTCAGGTGGCTCATTTCACCATTGCGATGATAAGTACCTAAAGATTGATTGGACTTCAGTGTTGACTCCAAATATAAGTGCCAGCACCATGGACGACGACGGTGATGATAAGGACGATACAAAAAG GAGGACTCGCAACTTGAGTGAGAAGAAGCGGAGAGACCAATTCAATATGCTGGTTAATGAGCTCAGTGCTATGGTCTCAACAAACAACAGGAAGATGGATAAATCAACAGTCCTCAAATCTACTATatcatttttgaaaaaccataatg AAATAACTGTTCGATCAAGAGCTCATGATGTTCAAGAAGATTGGAAACCAGCATTCTTGTCAAATGAAGAGTTTACATATTTAGTATTGGAGGCATTGGAGGGCTTTGTAATGGTTTTCTCAGCTACTGGTCAAATCTACTATGTATCTGAAAGCATCACATCATTACTGGGCCACAACCCA GCTGATGTCGTGAACAAAAGCATATTTGATCTGGCTTGTGAAGATGATCGGCCAAGTTTGTACAACATGCTACAAAATCCTGGAAGTGCAACTGACCCAATGCATGCTGTCGGTAAag aaAACGAAATCCGCTTCCAGTGTCATCTGAAAAGGGGATCTTTGGATTTTAGAGATGAAACTACTTACGAACTTATACAATTCAATGGTCACTTCC gAACAAATATGGAGCCACTCGATAGTGATGATATGCCCGGTTACAATCCGGATCACGAGtcaag GTTACTCTTCGTTTGCACGGGCCGGTTGTATACTCCTCAACTGATCCGCGATGTGTCGCTGGTAGACTCCAGTCGCAGCGAGTTCACTTCGCGACACAGTCTTGAATGGAAATTCCTGTTTCTCGACCACCGTGCACCGCCTATCATTGGTTATTTACCATTCGAAGTACTCGGCACCTCAGGCTACGATTACTATCACTTTGATGACTTAGAAAAAGTAGTCACATGTCATGAGGCtt TGATGCAAAAAGGTGAATTAACGTCGTGTTACTACCGGTTCTTAACAAAAGGGCAGCAGTGGATTTGGCTTCAAACTCGCTTCTATATCACGTATCACCAATGGAATTCTAAACCAGAGTTTGTAGTTTGCACTCATCGTGTCGTAAG TTACGCAGATATTGCGAAGAGCATGAAGCAAGAGGGTGCGGAAGCTGACACTGTGAGTGAGGCCGAAGTGAACCGAGGAGTGATGAAGGAAGCCCCGTCTGATGACGCCATGGTGTCGATGTCTCCGTCATACATGTCCGAAGCGAGCGACGCCTTCGGTAACTCGTCCTACCAACCCTTGTCTCAAGTCAGT CCGGCTTCGGTTAAGTCGGCATCGGCTGGCAGCACGACTGGAACTGTTGCTACCGCTGGTACAGCTGCGACCGCGGGCGCGTCATGGACCCGGGCTTCTCACGTACACTTCACTGGCTCGGACACAGGATCCTTGTCCGGCGAGTCCCGCTCGTCGCAGAGAAATTCCATGCGCGAG AACTATACATTCCTGCAGACTCATAAGAGCACGGAAGCCGCCCCGGCCCCACAGCATGGCATAGGTGCGCAGTACTTAGACCCCGCGCCGTACGTGAGCGCGGTGGGGGTGCCCGGCGTGCTGCCGCTGTCCATTCCACCGCTACCGGTTATCGTATCTCCCGACCAAGCGCAGATGCAG GAGCAGTTGCAACGAAAACACGAGGAGTTGCAGCAAATGATAGTCAGGCAACAAGAGGAGCTTCGGCAGGTAAAGGAACAACTGTTGCTAGCCAGGCTTGGGATTCTGCAGCCCCTTATAAAC GTCCAAGGCCCATACGTGAACCCAGAAGACATACAACAGAACCAGCGTTTACCGGCACAAATAGTGTATGAGGCAGGCACGCCGCGGGCGGCCATCACCGGCTATCCGCCGCAGCACCCGCCGCACACCGGCGGACACCACCCGCACATGCCGCAATGA
- the LOC118266218 gene encoding circadian locomoter output cycles protein kaput isoform X7, whose amino-acid sequence MDDDGDDKDDTKRRTRNLSEKKRRDQFNMLVNELSAMVSTNNRKMDKSTVLKSTISFLKNHNEITVRSRAHDVQEDWKPAFLSNEEFTYLVLEALEGFVMVFSATGQIYYVSESITSLLGHNPADVVNKSIFDLACEDDRPSLYNMLQNPGSATDPMHAVGKENEIRFQCHLKRGSLDFRDETTYELIQFNGHFRTNMEPLDSDDMPGYNPDHESRLLFVCTGRLYTPQLIRDVSLVDSSRSEFTSRHSLEWKFLFLDHRAPPIIGYLPFEVLGTSGYDYYHFDDLEKVVTCHEALMQKGELTSCYYRFLTKGQQWIWLQTRFYITYHQWNSKPEFVVCTHRVVSYADIAKSMKQEGAEADTVSEAEVNRGVMKEAPSDDAMVSMSPSYMSEASDAFGNSSYQPLSQVSPASVKSASAGSTTGTVATAGTAATAGASWTRASHVHFTGSDTGSLSGESRSSQRNSMRENYTFLQTHKSTEAAPAPQHGIGAQYLDPAPYVSAVGVPGVLPLSIPPLPVIVSPDQAQMQEQLQRKHEELQQMIVRQQEELRQVKEQLLLARLGILQPLINVQGPYVNPEDIQQNQRLPAQIVYEAGTPRAAITGYPPQHPPHTGGHHPHMPQ is encoded by the exons ATGGACGACGACGGTGATGATAAGGACGATACAAAAAG GAGGACTCGCAACTTGAGTGAGAAGAAGCGGAGAGACCAATTCAATATGCTGGTTAATGAGCTCAGTGCTATGGTCTCAACAAACAACAGGAAGATGGATAAATCAACAGTCCTCAAATCTACTATatcatttttgaaaaaccataatg AAATAACTGTTCGATCAAGAGCTCATGATGTTCAAGAAGATTGGAAACCAGCATTCTTGTCAAATGAAGAGTTTACATATTTAGTATTGGAGGCATTGGAGGGCTTTGTAATGGTTTTCTCAGCTACTGGTCAAATCTACTATGTATCTGAAAGCATCACATCATTACTGGGCCACAACCCA GCTGATGTCGTGAACAAAAGCATATTTGATCTGGCTTGTGAAGATGATCGGCCAAGTTTGTACAACATGCTACAAAATCCTGGAAGTGCAACTGACCCAATGCATGCTGTCGGTAAag aaAACGAAATCCGCTTCCAGTGTCATCTGAAAAGGGGATCTTTGGATTTTAGAGATGAAACTACTTACGAACTTATACAATTCAATGGTCACTTCC gAACAAATATGGAGCCACTCGATAGTGATGATATGCCCGGTTACAATCCGGATCACGAGtcaag GTTACTCTTCGTTTGCACGGGCCGGTTGTATACTCCTCAACTGATCCGCGATGTGTCGCTGGTAGACTCCAGTCGCAGCGAGTTCACTTCGCGACACAGTCTTGAATGGAAATTCCTGTTTCTCGACCACCGTGCACCGCCTATCATTGGTTATTTACCATTCGAAGTACTCGGCACCTCAGGCTACGATTACTATCACTTTGATGACTTAGAAAAAGTAGTCACATGTCATGAGGCtt TGATGCAAAAAGGTGAATTAACGTCGTGTTACTACCGGTTCTTAACAAAAGGGCAGCAGTGGATTTGGCTTCAAACTCGCTTCTATATCACGTATCACCAATGGAATTCTAAACCAGAGTTTGTAGTTTGCACTCATCGTGTCGTAAG TTACGCAGATATTGCGAAGAGCATGAAGCAAGAGGGTGCGGAAGCTGACACTGTGAGTGAGGCCGAAGTGAACCGAGGAGTGATGAAGGAAGCCCCGTCTGATGACGCCATGGTGTCGATGTCTCCGTCATACATGTCCGAAGCGAGCGACGCCTTCGGTAACTCGTCCTACCAACCCTTGTCTCAAGTCAGT CCGGCTTCGGTTAAGTCGGCATCGGCTGGCAGCACGACTGGAACTGTTGCTACCGCTGGTACAGCTGCGACCGCGGGCGCGTCATGGACCCGGGCTTCTCACGTACACTTCACTGGCTCGGACACAGGATCCTTGTCCGGCGAGTCCCGCTCGTCGCAGAGAAATTCCATGCGCGAG AACTATACATTCCTGCAGACTCATAAGAGCACGGAAGCCGCCCCGGCCCCACAGCATGGCATAGGTGCGCAGTACTTAGACCCCGCGCCGTACGTGAGCGCGGTGGGGGTGCCCGGCGTGCTGCCGCTGTCCATTCCACCGCTACCGGTTATCGTATCTCCCGACCAAGCGCAGATGCAG GAGCAGTTGCAACGAAAACACGAGGAGTTGCAGCAAATGATAGTCAGGCAACAAGAGGAGCTTCGGCAGGTAAAGGAACAACTGTTGCTAGCCAGGCTTGGGATTCTGCAGCCCCTTATAAAC GTCCAAGGCCCATACGTGAACCCAGAAGACATACAACAGAACCAGCGTTTACCGGCACAAATAGTGTATGAGGCAGGCACGCCGCGGGCGGCCATCACCGGCTATCCGCCGCAGCACCCGCCGCACACCGGCGGACACCACCCGCACATGCCGCAATGA
- the LOC118266218 gene encoding circadian locomoter output cycles protein kaput isoform X5, which yields MAVRASANANPSIRHATVSPTVSGGSFHHCDDKYLKIDWTSVLTPNISASTMDDDGDDKDDTKRRTRNLSEKKRRDQFNMLVNELSAMVSTNNRKMDKSTVLKSTISFLKNHNEITVRSRAHDVQEDWKPAFLSNEEFTYLVLEALEGFVMVFSATGQIYYVSESITSLLGHNPADVVNKSIFDLACEDDRPSLYNMLQNPGSATDPMHAVGKENEIRFQCHLKRGSLDFRDETTYELIQFNGHFRTNMEPLDSDDMPGYNPDHESRLLFVCTGRLYTPQLIRDVSLVDSSRSEFTSRHSLEWKFLFLDHRAPPIIGYLPFEVLGTSGYDYYHFDDLEKVVTCHEALMQKGELTSCYYRFLTKGQQWIWLQTRFYITYHQWNSKPEFVVCTHRVVSYADIAKSMKQEGAEADTVSEAEVNRGVMKEAPSDDAMVSMSPSYMSEASDAFGNSSYQPLSQVSPASVKSASAGSTTGTVATAGTAATAGASWTRASHVHFTGSDTGSLSGESRSSQRNSMRETHKSTEAAPAPQHGIGAQYLDPAPYVSAVGVPGVLPLSIPPLPVIVSPDQAQMQLQRKHEELQQMIVRQQEELRQVKEQLLLARLGILQPLINVQGPYVNPEDIQQNQRLPAQIVYEAGTPRAAITGYPPQHPPHTGGHHPHMPQ from the exons ATGGCCGTTCGTGCAAGTGCGAATGCGAATCCATCAAT TCGGCACGCTACCGTATCGCCCACTGTGTCAGGTGGCTCATTTCACCATTGCGATGATAAGTACCTAAAGATTGATTGGACTTCAGTGTTGACTCCAAATATAAGTGCCAGCACCATGGACGACGACGGTGATGATAAGGACGATACAAAAAG GAGGACTCGCAACTTGAGTGAGAAGAAGCGGAGAGACCAATTCAATATGCTGGTTAATGAGCTCAGTGCTATGGTCTCAACAAACAACAGGAAGATGGATAAATCAACAGTCCTCAAATCTACTATatcatttttgaaaaaccataatg AAATAACTGTTCGATCAAGAGCTCATGATGTTCAAGAAGATTGGAAACCAGCATTCTTGTCAAATGAAGAGTTTACATATTTAGTATTGGAGGCATTGGAGGGCTTTGTAATGGTTTTCTCAGCTACTGGTCAAATCTACTATGTATCTGAAAGCATCACATCATTACTGGGCCACAACCCA GCTGATGTCGTGAACAAAAGCATATTTGATCTGGCTTGTGAAGATGATCGGCCAAGTTTGTACAACATGCTACAAAATCCTGGAAGTGCAACTGACCCAATGCATGCTGTCGGTAAag aaAACGAAATCCGCTTCCAGTGTCATCTGAAAAGGGGATCTTTGGATTTTAGAGATGAAACTACTTACGAACTTATACAATTCAATGGTCACTTCC gAACAAATATGGAGCCACTCGATAGTGATGATATGCCCGGTTACAATCCGGATCACGAGtcaag GTTACTCTTCGTTTGCACGGGCCGGTTGTATACTCCTCAACTGATCCGCGATGTGTCGCTGGTAGACTCCAGTCGCAGCGAGTTCACTTCGCGACACAGTCTTGAATGGAAATTCCTGTTTCTCGACCACCGTGCACCGCCTATCATTGGTTATTTACCATTCGAAGTACTCGGCACCTCAGGCTACGATTACTATCACTTTGATGACTTAGAAAAAGTAGTCACATGTCATGAGGCtt TGATGCAAAAAGGTGAATTAACGTCGTGTTACTACCGGTTCTTAACAAAAGGGCAGCAGTGGATTTGGCTTCAAACTCGCTTCTATATCACGTATCACCAATGGAATTCTAAACCAGAGTTTGTAGTTTGCACTCATCGTGTCGTAAG TTACGCAGATATTGCGAAGAGCATGAAGCAAGAGGGTGCGGAAGCTGACACTGTGAGTGAGGCCGAAGTGAACCGAGGAGTGATGAAGGAAGCCCCGTCTGATGACGCCATGGTGTCGATGTCTCCGTCATACATGTCCGAAGCGAGCGACGCCTTCGGTAACTCGTCCTACCAACCCTTGTCTCAAGTCAGT CCGGCTTCGGTTAAGTCGGCATCGGCTGGCAGCACGACTGGAACTGTTGCTACCGCTGGTACAGCTGCGACCGCGGGCGCGTCATGGACCCGGGCTTCTCACGTACACTTCACTGGCTCGGACACAGGATCCTTGTCCGGCGAGTCCCGCTCGTCGCAGAGAAATTCCATGCGCGAG ACTCATAAGAGCACGGAAGCCGCCCCGGCCCCACAGCATGGCATAGGTGCGCAGTACTTAGACCCCGCGCCGTACGTGAGCGCGGTGGGGGTGCCCGGCGTGCTGCCGCTGTCCATTCCACCGCTACCGGTTATCGTATCTCCCGACCAAGCGCAGATGCAG TTGCAACGAAAACACGAGGAGTTGCAGCAAATGATAGTCAGGCAACAAGAGGAGCTTCGGCAGGTAAAGGAACAACTGTTGCTAGCCAGGCTTGGGATTCTGCAGCCCCTTATAAAC GTCCAAGGCCCATACGTGAACCCAGAAGACATACAACAGAACCAGCGTTTACCGGCACAAATAGTGTATGAGGCAGGCACGCCGCGGGCGGCCATCACCGGCTATCCGCCGCAGCACCCGCCGCACACCGGCGGACACCACCCGCACATGCCGCAATGA
- the LOC118266218 gene encoding circadian locomoter output cycles protein kaput isoform X4: MAVRASANANPSIRHATVSPTVSGGSFHHCDDKYLKIDWTSVLTPNISASTMDDDGDDKDDTKRRTRNLSEKKRRDQFNMLVNELSAMVSTNNRKMDKSTVLKSTISFLKNHNEITVRSRAHDVQEDWKPAFLSNEEFTYLVLEALEGFVMVFSATGQIYYVSESITSLLGHNPADVVNKSIFDLACEDDRPSLYNMLQNPGSATDPMHAVGKENEIRFQCHLKRGSLDFRDETTYELIQFNGHFRTNMEPLDSDDMPGYNPDHESRLLFVCTGRLYTPQLIRDVSLVDSSRSEFTSRHSLEWKFLFLDHRAPPIIGYLPFEVLGTSGYDYYHFDDLEKVVTCHEALMQKGELTSCYYRFLTKGQQWIWLQTRFYITYHQWNSKPEFVVCTHRVVSYADIAKSMKQEGAEADTVSEAEVNRGVMKEAPSDDAMVSMSPSYMSEASDAFGNSSYQPLSQVSPASVKSASAGSTTGTVATAGTAATAGASWTRASHVHFTGSDTGSLSGESRSSQRNSMRETHKSTEAAPAPQHGIGAQYLDPAPYVSAVGVPGVLPLSIPPLPVIVSPDQAQMQEQLQRKHEELQQMIVRQQEELRQVKEQLLLARLGILQPLINVQGPYVNPEDIQQNQRLPAQIVYEAGTPRAAITGYPPQHPPHTGGHHPHMPQ; this comes from the exons ATGGCCGTTCGTGCAAGTGCGAATGCGAATCCATCAAT TCGGCACGCTACCGTATCGCCCACTGTGTCAGGTGGCTCATTTCACCATTGCGATGATAAGTACCTAAAGATTGATTGGACTTCAGTGTTGACTCCAAATATAAGTGCCAGCACCATGGACGACGACGGTGATGATAAGGACGATACAAAAAG GAGGACTCGCAACTTGAGTGAGAAGAAGCGGAGAGACCAATTCAATATGCTGGTTAATGAGCTCAGTGCTATGGTCTCAACAAACAACAGGAAGATGGATAAATCAACAGTCCTCAAATCTACTATatcatttttgaaaaaccataatg AAATAACTGTTCGATCAAGAGCTCATGATGTTCAAGAAGATTGGAAACCAGCATTCTTGTCAAATGAAGAGTTTACATATTTAGTATTGGAGGCATTGGAGGGCTTTGTAATGGTTTTCTCAGCTACTGGTCAAATCTACTATGTATCTGAAAGCATCACATCATTACTGGGCCACAACCCA GCTGATGTCGTGAACAAAAGCATATTTGATCTGGCTTGTGAAGATGATCGGCCAAGTTTGTACAACATGCTACAAAATCCTGGAAGTGCAACTGACCCAATGCATGCTGTCGGTAAag aaAACGAAATCCGCTTCCAGTGTCATCTGAAAAGGGGATCTTTGGATTTTAGAGATGAAACTACTTACGAACTTATACAATTCAATGGTCACTTCC gAACAAATATGGAGCCACTCGATAGTGATGATATGCCCGGTTACAATCCGGATCACGAGtcaag GTTACTCTTCGTTTGCACGGGCCGGTTGTATACTCCTCAACTGATCCGCGATGTGTCGCTGGTAGACTCCAGTCGCAGCGAGTTCACTTCGCGACACAGTCTTGAATGGAAATTCCTGTTTCTCGACCACCGTGCACCGCCTATCATTGGTTATTTACCATTCGAAGTACTCGGCACCTCAGGCTACGATTACTATCACTTTGATGACTTAGAAAAAGTAGTCACATGTCATGAGGCtt TGATGCAAAAAGGTGAATTAACGTCGTGTTACTACCGGTTCTTAACAAAAGGGCAGCAGTGGATTTGGCTTCAAACTCGCTTCTATATCACGTATCACCAATGGAATTCTAAACCAGAGTTTGTAGTTTGCACTCATCGTGTCGTAAG TTACGCAGATATTGCGAAGAGCATGAAGCAAGAGGGTGCGGAAGCTGACACTGTGAGTGAGGCCGAAGTGAACCGAGGAGTGATGAAGGAAGCCCCGTCTGATGACGCCATGGTGTCGATGTCTCCGTCATACATGTCCGAAGCGAGCGACGCCTTCGGTAACTCGTCCTACCAACCCTTGTCTCAAGTCAGT CCGGCTTCGGTTAAGTCGGCATCGGCTGGCAGCACGACTGGAACTGTTGCTACCGCTGGTACAGCTGCGACCGCGGGCGCGTCATGGACCCGGGCTTCTCACGTACACTTCACTGGCTCGGACACAGGATCCTTGTCCGGCGAGTCCCGCTCGTCGCAGAGAAATTCCATGCGCGAG ACTCATAAGAGCACGGAAGCCGCCCCGGCCCCACAGCATGGCATAGGTGCGCAGTACTTAGACCCCGCGCCGTACGTGAGCGCGGTGGGGGTGCCCGGCGTGCTGCCGCTGTCCATTCCACCGCTACCGGTTATCGTATCTCCCGACCAAGCGCAGATGCAG GAGCAGTTGCAACGAAAACACGAGGAGTTGCAGCAAATGATAGTCAGGCAACAAGAGGAGCTTCGGCAGGTAAAGGAACAACTGTTGCTAGCCAGGCTTGGGATTCTGCAGCCCCTTATAAAC GTCCAAGGCCCATACGTGAACCCAGAAGACATACAACAGAACCAGCGTTTACCGGCACAAATAGTGTATGAGGCAGGCACGCCGCGGGCGGCCATCACCGGCTATCCGCCGCAGCACCCGCCGCACACCGGCGGACACCACCCGCACATGCCGCAATGA
- the LOC118266218 gene encoding circadian locomoter output cycles protein kaput isoform X2: protein MAVRASANANPSIRHATVSPTVSGGSFHHCDDKYLKIDWTSVLTPNISASTMDDDGDDKDDTKRRTRNLSEKKRRDQFNMLVNELSAMVSTNNRKMDKSTVLKSTISFLKNHNEITVRSRAHDVQEDWKPAFLSNEEFTYLVLEALEGFVMVFSATGQIYYVSESITSLLGHNPADVVNKSIFDLACEDDRPSLYNMLQNPGSATDPMHAVGKENEIRFQCHLKRGSLDFRDETTYELIQFNGHFRTNMEPLDSDDMPGYNPDHESRLLFVCTGRLYTPQLIRDVSLVDSSRSEFTSRHSLEWKFLFLDHRAPPIIGYLPFEVLGTSGYDYYHFDDLEKVVTCHEALMQKGELTSCYYRFLTKGQQWIWLQTRFYITYHQWNSKPEFVVCTHRVVSYADIAKSMKQEGAEADTVSEAEVNRGVMKEAPSDDAMVSMSPSYMSEASDAFGNSSYQPLSQVSPASVKSASAGSTTGTVATAGTAATAGASWTRASHVHFTGSDTGSLSGESRSSQRNSMRENYTFLQTHKSTEAAPAPQHGIGAQYLDPAPYVSAVGVPGVLPLSIPPLPVIVSPDQAQMQLQRKHEELQQMIVRQQEELRQVKEQLLLARLGILQPLINVQGPYVNPEDIQQNQRLPAQIVYEAGTPRAAITGYPPQHPPHTGGHHPHMPQ from the exons ATGGCCGTTCGTGCAAGTGCGAATGCGAATCCATCAAT TCGGCACGCTACCGTATCGCCCACTGTGTCAGGTGGCTCATTTCACCATTGCGATGATAAGTACCTAAAGATTGATTGGACTTCAGTGTTGACTCCAAATATAAGTGCCAGCACCATGGACGACGACGGTGATGATAAGGACGATACAAAAAG GAGGACTCGCAACTTGAGTGAGAAGAAGCGGAGAGACCAATTCAATATGCTGGTTAATGAGCTCAGTGCTATGGTCTCAACAAACAACAGGAAGATGGATAAATCAACAGTCCTCAAATCTACTATatcatttttgaaaaaccataatg AAATAACTGTTCGATCAAGAGCTCATGATGTTCAAGAAGATTGGAAACCAGCATTCTTGTCAAATGAAGAGTTTACATATTTAGTATTGGAGGCATTGGAGGGCTTTGTAATGGTTTTCTCAGCTACTGGTCAAATCTACTATGTATCTGAAAGCATCACATCATTACTGGGCCACAACCCA GCTGATGTCGTGAACAAAAGCATATTTGATCTGGCTTGTGAAGATGATCGGCCAAGTTTGTACAACATGCTACAAAATCCTGGAAGTGCAACTGACCCAATGCATGCTGTCGGTAAag aaAACGAAATCCGCTTCCAGTGTCATCTGAAAAGGGGATCTTTGGATTTTAGAGATGAAACTACTTACGAACTTATACAATTCAATGGTCACTTCC gAACAAATATGGAGCCACTCGATAGTGATGATATGCCCGGTTACAATCCGGATCACGAGtcaag GTTACTCTTCGTTTGCACGGGCCGGTTGTATACTCCTCAACTGATCCGCGATGTGTCGCTGGTAGACTCCAGTCGCAGCGAGTTCACTTCGCGACACAGTCTTGAATGGAAATTCCTGTTTCTCGACCACCGTGCACCGCCTATCATTGGTTATTTACCATTCGAAGTACTCGGCACCTCAGGCTACGATTACTATCACTTTGATGACTTAGAAAAAGTAGTCACATGTCATGAGGCtt TGATGCAAAAAGGTGAATTAACGTCGTGTTACTACCGGTTCTTAACAAAAGGGCAGCAGTGGATTTGGCTTCAAACTCGCTTCTATATCACGTATCACCAATGGAATTCTAAACCAGAGTTTGTAGTTTGCACTCATCGTGTCGTAAG TTACGCAGATATTGCGAAGAGCATGAAGCAAGAGGGTGCGGAAGCTGACACTGTGAGTGAGGCCGAAGTGAACCGAGGAGTGATGAAGGAAGCCCCGTCTGATGACGCCATGGTGTCGATGTCTCCGTCATACATGTCCGAAGCGAGCGACGCCTTCGGTAACTCGTCCTACCAACCCTTGTCTCAAGTCAGT CCGGCTTCGGTTAAGTCGGCATCGGCTGGCAGCACGACTGGAACTGTTGCTACCGCTGGTACAGCTGCGACCGCGGGCGCGTCATGGACCCGGGCTTCTCACGTACACTTCACTGGCTCGGACACAGGATCCTTGTCCGGCGAGTCCCGCTCGTCGCAGAGAAATTCCATGCGCGAG AACTATACATTCCTGCAGACTCATAAGAGCACGGAAGCCGCCCCGGCCCCACAGCATGGCATAGGTGCGCAGTACTTAGACCCCGCGCCGTACGTGAGCGCGGTGGGGGTGCCCGGCGTGCTGCCGCTGTCCATTCCACCGCTACCGGTTATCGTATCTCCCGACCAAGCGCAGATGCAG TTGCAACGAAAACACGAGGAGTTGCAGCAAATGATAGTCAGGCAACAAGAGGAGCTTCGGCAGGTAAAGGAACAACTGTTGCTAGCCAGGCTTGGGATTCTGCAGCCCCTTATAAAC GTCCAAGGCCCATACGTGAACCCAGAAGACATACAACAGAACCAGCGTTTACCGGCACAAATAGTGTATGAGGCAGGCACGCCGCGGGCGGCCATCACCGGCTATCCGCCGCAGCACCCGCCGCACACCGGCGGACACCACCCGCACATGCCGCAATGA